The following coding sequences lie in one uncultured Bacteroides sp. genomic window:
- a CDS encoding TolC family protein encodes MKRSLSLVLLLSITCSLSSQEVLSLDSCRALALANNKDLRIGNEKIKAAYYDRKAAFTNYLPNISATGSYMRNEKNIALLGEDKFLPIGALTSNGTFGYTPGAGQVQEIQLPTGQWVPTDASGTPFNPTKNPEKLVWKQYTTIPKEQFEFDTKNVYAGAITLTQPIYMGGKIRAYNKITQYAEELAKSQHKSGMQEVILNTDQAYWQVVSLVNKKKLAEGYLELLKKLESDVDKMITEGVATKADGLSIKVKVNEAEMTLTKVEDGLSLSRMLLCQICGIDLTTPIKLSDETINDISVNPSVGVADIDMAYKNRPELKSLELATNIYNQKINVTRSEFLPSVALIGNYIVSNPSIYNGFENKFGGQWNVGVMVKIPIWHWKEGIYKVNAAKAEARVAQFQLDDAKEKIQLQVNQSAYKVNEASRKLTMAEKNMEKADENLRYATLGFEEGVIPPSNVLEAHTAWLSAQSEKIDAQIDVKLTKIYLQKSLGTLAK; translated from the coding sequence ATGAAAAGATCACTCAGTTTAGTTTTACTGTTAAGTATTACTTGCTCATTAAGTTCGCAAGAAGTTTTAAGTTTAGATAGTTGTCGTGCATTAGCTCTTGCTAACAATAAAGACTTACGAATTGGCAATGAAAAAATAAAAGCGGCATACTATGATAGAAAAGCCGCATTTACAAACTATCTACCCAACATCTCTGCAACAGGTTCTTATATGCGCAATGAAAAAAACATTGCGCTTCTTGGAGAAGATAAGTTCCTGCCAATAGGAGCATTAACGTCAAACGGAACCTTTGGATATACTCCAGGAGCCGGACAAGTACAAGAGATTCAGCTCCCTACGGGGCAATGGGTACCTACAGACGCAAGTGGAACACCTTTCAATCCGACCAAAAATCCGGAGAAGCTTGTCTGGAAACAATACACTACCATTCCAAAAGAGCAATTCGAGTTCGATACCAAAAATGTTTATGCTGGAGCAATCACTCTAACTCAGCCCATTTATATGGGTGGTAAAATCAGAGCTTACAATAAAATAACTCAATACGCTGAAGAGCTGGCTAAAAGTCAGCATAAATCAGGTATGCAGGAGGTTATTTTAAATACTGATCAGGCATATTGGCAAGTAGTGTCGCTCGTGAATAAAAAGAAACTGGCTGAAGGCTATCTGGAACTTCTAAAAAAGTTGGAAAGCGATGTCGATAAAATGATTACCGAAGGAGTTGCGACAAAGGCCGACGGACTTTCCATAAAAGTAAAAGTCAACGAAGCCGAGATGACACTCACAAAAGTAGAAGACGGTTTAAGTCTTTCCAGAATGCTGCTCTGTCAGATCTGCGGTATTGATTTAACAACCCCTATTAAGTTATCGGACGAGACTATTAATGATATATCTGTTAATCCTTCCGTTGGAGTAGCCGACATAGACATGGCATACAAGAACCGCCCGGAGTTGAAAAGTCTGGAATTAGCTACAAATATTTATAATCAGAAAATAAACGTGACTCGTTCTGAGTTCCTTCCTTCTGTGGCTTTAATTGGAAATTACATCGTAAGCAATCCTTCTATATACAATGGATTTGAAAATAAGTTCGGTGGACAATGGAATGTTGGTGTAATGGTTAAAATTCCTATCTGGCATTGGAAAGAAGGTATTTATAAAGTAAATGCGGCAAAGGCAGAGGCACGGGTCGCTCAATTCCAATTGGATGATGCAAAAGAAAAGATTCAGTTACAGGTAAACCAATCGGCTTATAAAGTAAATGAAGCATCCAGGAAACTTACCATGGCAGAGAAGAACATGGAAAAAGCTGATGAAAATTTACGCTACGCTACTTTAGGCTTTGAAGAAGGAGTTATACCTCCAAGCAATGTACTCGAAGCACACACAGCCTGGCTATCCGCTCAATCTGAAAAAATAGATGCACAAATTGACGTTAAACTGACCAAGATATACCTACAGAAATCATTAGGGACATTGGCAAAATGA
- a CDS encoding TonB family protein gives MAKNNLTSKEWCDLIFQGRNREYGAYRMRLDAAARHNRSFFIIFVVVLIGFSMLKINEITTPKQTEVVTEVSTISLLEEPMPVEKPKPKYGEAARKGGGAPKQHKASAEAPGAAPVIKGETLPVGTSSKVNSNVKSSQIKIVQQTADEENDKAEKASAAAANKLASSAFGRAKSLGGKGAGTTGAGTGDGSRGNSETGRGTGSGTGYGTGNGSGNGSFDLDGRSLGPGGLPRPSYNVREEGKVVVTIVVNPSGQVIRTSINKMTNTTNPALRKAAEDAAKKARFNNVSGLNNQTGTITYYFKLK, from the coding sequence ATGGCAAAGAATAATTTAACATCTAAGGAATGGTGCGACTTGATATTTCAAGGTAGAAACCGTGAATATGGAGCTTATAGAATGCGTCTTGACGCTGCGGCAAGGCATAATCGCTCTTTTTTTATTATTTTCGTTGTTGTGCTGATCGGATTTAGTATGCTTAAAATTAATGAGATTACTACTCCAAAACAAACGGAAGTGGTCACTGAAGTTTCAACGATCTCTTTATTGGAAGAACCTATGCCTGTTGAAAAGCCAAAACCTAAGTATGGTGAAGCTGCCAGAAAAGGTGGTGGTGCGCCTAAGCAACATAAGGCTTCGGCAGAAGCTCCGGGCGCTGCTCCGGTTATCAAAGGAGAAACTCTTCCGGTAGGAACTTCTTCAAAGGTAAATAGTAATGTAAAATCGAGTCAGATTAAGATTGTACAGCAAACGGCAGACGAGGAAAATGATAAGGCTGAAAAAGCTTCGGCGGCTGCAGCCAATAAACTTGCTTCCAGTGCTTTTGGAAGAGCGAAGTCTTTAGGTGGGAAGGGTGCAGGTACAACCGGAGCAGGAACGGGTGATGGTTCCAGAGGAAATTCTGAAACCGGAAGAGGAACGGGCTCAGGTACTGGATATGGTACGGGTAACGGTTCGGGCAATGGCTCTTTTGATCTTGACGGACGTTCGTTAGGCCCCGGAGGTTTACCACGTCCTAGCTATAATGTAAGGGAAGAAGGAAAAGTTGTTGTTACAATTGTGGTGAATCCCTCAGGTCAGGTGATTAGAACAAGTATCAACAAAATGACGAATACAACAAATCCGGCTCTTCGCAAGGCAGCTGAGGATGCAGCTAAGAAAGCACGGTTTAACAACGTGAGCGGATTAAATAATCAAACAGGAACAATCACTTACTATTTCAAACTTAAATAA
- a CDS encoding DJ-1 family glyoxalase III, with product MGTVYVFLAEGFEEIETISVVDVLRRASISTKTVSIADNNVVSGAHGISVVADKSFEQTNFDEAAMLVLPGGMPGASGLDAHKGLRELILKFAKANKPLAAICAAPLVYGNLGLLKGKQATCYPGFEKFLEGASIHRDKAVVRDGLFITAEGPAAAPAFALEIVAYFLGNEKANEVAKGMLVRN from the coding sequence ATGGGAACAGTTTATGTTTTTTTAGCTGAAGGTTTTGAAGAGATTGAAACCATCTCTGTGGTTGATGTTTTACGTCGTGCCAGTATAAGCACAAAAACGGTTTCTATTGCTGATAACAATGTTGTTTCAGGTGCGCATGGCATTTCCGTTGTGGCCGACAAGAGCTTTGAACAGACAAACTTCGACGAAGCTGCTATGCTCGTACTCCCAGGAGGAATGCCCGGTGCTTCCGGACTCGATGCCCATAAGGGATTGCGTGAGCTGATTCTGAAATTTGCCAAAGCAAACAAACCATTGGCTGCTATTTGTGCCGCTCCGTTGGTGTACGGAAACCTGGGATTGCTCAAAGGCAAACAGGCTACCTGCTATCCGGGATTTGAGAAATTTCTCGAGGGAGCTAGTATTCATCGCGACAAGGCAGTGGTAAGAGACGGTTTATTTATTACGGCCGAAGGACCTGCTGCAGCACCTGCTTTCGCTTTGGAAATTGTGGCATATTTCTTAGGAAATGAAAAGGCAAATGAAGTTGCTAAAGGAATGCTTGTTAGAAACTAA
- a CDS encoding pyridoxine 5'-phosphate synthase yields MTKLSVNINKVATLRNARGGNTPNVTKVALDCELFGADGITVHPRPDERHIRRSDVYEIRPLLKTEFNIEGYPSPEFIELVLQVKPNQVTLVPDEPAQLTSNAGWDTKKNLVFLTEVLDLFTRVGIRTSVFVAPDVEMVEYAAKAGADRVELYTEPYATLYEKDREAAIKPFVEAAKVARNLGLGLNAGHDLSLVNLNYLYQNIPWIDEVSIGHQLISDALYLGLEKAIQEYKKCLR; encoded by the coding sequence ATGACAAAGCTTAGTGTAAATATCAATAAAGTTGCAACTCTTCGAAATGCAAGAGGGGGAAATACTCCTAATGTGACAAAAGTGGCATTAGATTGTGAATTGTTTGGCGCGGATGGAATCACAGTTCATCCCCGACCCGATGAGAGGCATATTCGTCGATCCGATGTATATGAAATACGCCCTTTGCTGAAAACAGAGTTCAATATTGAGGGCTATCCTTCTCCTGAGTTTATAGAACTAGTGCTACAGGTAAAACCAAATCAGGTAACATTGGTTCCGGACGAACCAGCTCAACTAACCTCTAATGCTGGATGGGATACAAAAAAGAATCTGGTATTTCTCACTGAAGTGCTTGATCTATTTACCCGTGTAGGAATACGGACCTCTGTATTTGTTGCTCCGGATGTTGAAATGGTAGAATATGCTGCTAAGGCGGGAGCTGATAGAGTAGAACTCTATACAGAACCTTATGCTACTCTTTATGAGAAAGATCGGGAGGCTGCTATAAAACCTTTTGTGGAAGCAGCAAAAGTAGCACGAAATCTGGGCTTAGGATTAAATGCAGGTCATGACCTTAGCTTAGTGAATCTGAATTATCTTTACCAGAATATTCCGTGGATAGATGAGGTGTCCATAGGGCATCAACTGATTAGCGATGCACTTTATCTGGGACTGGAAAAAGCAATTCAGGAATATAAGAAATGTCTGCGATAA
- a CDS encoding efflux RND transporter periplasmic adaptor subunit, producing the protein MASQKSQNSNMMLAFITLLGVIAIVALVGFFMLRKGPEIIQGQAEVTEYRVSSKVPGRILEFRVKEGDKVKAGDTLAILEAPEVAAKMIQAQAAESAAQAQNQKAIKGARSEQIQTAYEMWQKAKAGVDIAEKSYKRVKNLFEQGVMSAQKMDELTAQRDAAIATEKAAHAQYSMAKNGAEREDKLAASALVDRAKGAVAEVESYVKETVLIAPMGGEISEIFPKLGELVGTGAPIMNVANMDDMWVTFNVREDLLNSLTVGSEFTSIIPSMNNKEAKLKVYFMKDLGTYAAWKATKTTGQFDLKTFEVRAHLVEKINNLRPGMSVIIKK; encoded by the coding sequence ATGGCATCACAAAAATCACAAAACAGCAATATGATGCTGGCATTTATTACCCTGCTTGGGGTTATTGCAATAGTTGCTTTAGTAGGTTTCTTTATGCTGAGAAAAGGACCTGAGATTATTCAAGGACAAGCAGAAGTGACTGAATATAGGGTTTCCAGTAAAGTTCCAGGAAGAATTCTGGAATTCAGAGTGAAAGAAGGTGATAAAGTGAAGGCTGGTGATACACTGGCCATACTTGAAGCGCCCGAAGTTGCTGCAAAAATGATACAGGCACAAGCTGCTGAGTCTGCTGCACAGGCGCAAAATCAGAAAGCGATCAAAGGTGCCCGTTCTGAACAAATTCAAACAGCTTATGAAATGTGGCAAAAAGCTAAAGCCGGAGTGGATATTGCAGAAAAGTCTTATAAAAGAGTGAAAAATCTTTTTGAACAGGGCGTAATGTCTGCTCAGAAAATGGACGAACTCACTGCACAGCGAGATGCTGCCATTGCTACAGAAAAAGCGGCTCATGCACAATATTCTATGGCTAAGAACGGAGCAGAACGTGAAGATAAACTTGCAGCGTCGGCATTGGTTGACAGAGCAAAAGGTGCTGTTGCCGAAGTTGAGTCATATGTAAAGGAAACAGTTTTAATAGCTCCAATGGGAGGAGAAATCAGTGAAATATTTCCTAAATTGGGAGAACTGGTGGGAACCGGTGCGCCAATCATGAATGTGGCTAATATGGATGATATGTGGGTAACCTTCAATGTTCGTGAAGATCTTCTAAACAGCCTAACTGTTGGATCTGAATTTACATCCATTATTCCTTCTATGAATAATAAAGAAGCGAAACTGAAGGTGTATTTCATGAAAGATCTGGGAACTTATGCAGCATGGAAAGCAACTAAGACAACCGGACAGTTTGACTTAAAAACATTTGAAGTTCGTGCACATCTGGTTGAAAAGATTAATAATCTCCGTCCGGGAATGTCTGTTATCATTAAGAAATAA
- a CDS encoding ABC transporter ATP-binding protein, translating into MKEFIQILKRFIPPYKKYLILNILFNILSAILNIFSFSLIIPILQILFKLSNQVYKFIPWSANMSFKNIVVNNFYYYVTDLIKVYGGSKTLLILGLFLAAMTLLKTGAYILTFATIIPIRTGVVRDIRNQFYQKILSLPLGFFSEERKGDIMARMSGDVQEIETSIMSSLDMLFKNPILIVIYFITLIAISWELTLFTIVVLPGVGWVMGAIGRKLKRKSLVAQAQWSDMMSQMEETLGGLRIIKAFTAEHKMDSRFTRCNNDYRHTISRVNTRQQMSGPMSEFLGTVLIVIVLWFGGTLILKNSSSIDAPSFIFYLVILYSLINPLKDFSKAAYAIPKGLASMERVDKILQAESSMKISDNPVLIKELKDKIIYKDVSFKYESEYVLKHINLVIPKGKTIALVGQSGSGKSTLVDLLPRFYDVTEGDILIDGVNVKDVTLLDLRSLMGNVNQEAILFNDTFYNNIAFGVENATMEQVIEAAKIANAHEFIITSEKGYETNIGDRGGKLSGGQRQRISIARAILKNPPILILDEATSALDTESERMVQDALDNLMKNRTTIAIAHRLSTIKNADEICVLHEGEIVERGKHNELIELDGYYKRLCDMQGF; encoded by the coding sequence ATGAAAGAATTTATCCAGATCTTAAAACGATTTATTCCTCCTTACAAGAAGTATCTGATACTTAACATACTCTTTAATATTCTCTCAGCTATTCTCAATATTTTTTCTTTTTCTCTCATTATTCCTATCCTGCAAATTCTGTTTAAACTAAGTAACCAGGTTTATAAGTTTATTCCTTGGAGTGCAAACATGAGTTTTAAAAATATTGTCGTTAATAATTTCTATTATTATGTAACAGATTTAATTAAGGTGTATGGAGGAAGTAAAACTCTACTTATCCTGGGGCTATTTCTTGCTGCGATGACCCTTTTGAAAACGGGTGCTTATATTCTCACCTTTGCAACTATAATTCCTATCCGAACAGGAGTTGTAAGAGATATACGTAACCAATTCTACCAAAAAATTCTTAGCCTGCCTCTTGGCTTCTTTTCAGAAGAGCGCAAAGGAGACATTATGGCTCGAATGAGTGGTGATGTACAGGAAATTGAGACCTCTATTATGAGTTCGCTGGATATGTTATTTAAGAATCCAATTCTTATTGTCATCTATTTTATCACTCTGATCGCTATCAGTTGGGAGCTAACACTATTTACAATAGTTGTCCTTCCAGGAGTGGGTTGGGTTATGGGCGCAATAGGTAGAAAACTGAAAAGAAAATCACTGGTTGCTCAAGCTCAGTGGAGTGATATGATGTCACAGATGGAAGAGACATTAGGTGGACTTCGTATTATTAAAGCTTTTACTGCCGAACATAAAATGGATAGTCGCTTTACTCGTTGCAACAATGATTATCGTCATACAATTAGCCGGGTAAATACCCGCCAACAGATGTCTGGTCCAATGAGCGAATTCCTTGGGACAGTGTTGATTGTAATTGTATTATGGTTTGGTGGCACATTGATTCTGAAAAATAGTTCGTCTATTGATGCACCTTCATTTATTTTCTATCTGGTAATTCTTTATAGCCTCATCAACCCATTAAAGGACTTTTCAAAAGCAGCATATGCCATTCCAAAAGGACTAGCTTCTATGGAAAGGGTAGATAAAATCCTTCAGGCTGAGAGTTCAATGAAGATTTCAGATAACCCTGTCCTTATTAAAGAATTGAAAGACAAGATTATATACAAGGATGTCTCATTCAAATATGAATCAGAGTATGTATTAAAACATATTAATCTCGTCATTCCTAAAGGAAAGACTATAGCTTTGGTAGGACAGTCTGGATCGGGAAAATCAACGCTGGTTGATCTACTTCCCCGCTTTTATGACGTAACAGAAGGCGATATACTTATTGACGGAGTAAATGTGAAAGACGTTACTCTGCTTGATTTGAGAAGCCTTATGGGAAATGTAAATCAGGAAGCAATTCTGTTTAATGACACATTCTATAACAATATTGCTTTCGGAGTGGAAAATGCCACAATGGAGCAGGTGATAGAAGCAGCCAAGATTGCCAATGCCCACGAGTTCATCATTACTAGTGAAAAAGGATATGAAACAAATATTGGTGACCGTGGAGGGAAACTTTCCGGAGGGCAACGTCAACGCATCAGTATTGCCCGTGCGATCCTTAAGAATCCTCCAATTCTGATTCTCGACGAAGCAACTTCTGCCCTTGATACAGAATCAGAACGCATGGTACAGGATGCACTTGACAACCTGATGAAAAACCGCACCACTATTGCCATTGCCCACCGTCTTTCTACCATTAAGAATGCAGATGAGATTTGTGTTCTTCACGAAGGTGAGATTGTAGAACGCGGAAAGCATAATGAACTTATAGAGTTGGATGGCTATTACAAACGTTTATGCGATATGCAGGGATTCTAA
- a CDS encoding ABC transporter permease, with translation MEVKQKKYISLWQVMKRECKRLVSRPLYLFCMVIAPLFCYIFFTTLMQSGLPTDLPIGAVDLDNSSTSRSILRNLDAFEQTNIVSRYESFDEARIAMQRGDIYGFFYIPEDLASKAISSRQPRISFYTNNSYLIAGSLLFKDMKMMSELAGGALARATLYAKGATEEQAMVALQPIVIDTHPLNNPWLNYSVYLCNTLVPGVLMLLIFMTTVYSIGVEIKDQTAREWLRLGHKSIYISLAGKLIPQTVVFFVMSIFYNTYLYGYLHFPCNSGILPMIFASLLLVLASQACGVVMIGAFPSLRLGLSFASLWGVISFSISGFSFPVMAMHPVLQALSNLFPLRHYFLIYVDQALNGYSMVYSWTNYMALLLFIMLPFAVMPRLKNALISYKYMP, from the coding sequence ATGGAAGTAAAACAAAAGAAGTATATTAGTCTCTGGCAGGTCATGAAGCGCGAATGCAAGCGTTTGGTATCTCGCCCGCTTTATCTCTTTTGTATGGTTATTGCACCTCTTTTTTGCTATATATTCTTTACCACTTTAATGCAATCAGGGCTTCCTACAGACTTGCCAATTGGTGCTGTCGATTTAGACAATTCGTCTACTTCCCGTTCTATACTTCGAAATCTTGATGCATTTGAACAAACAAATATTGTATCCAGATATGAGAGCTTTGATGAGGCAAGAATAGCCATGCAGCGAGGAGATATCTACGGTTTCTTTTATATTCCTGAAGATTTGGCTTCAAAGGCCATCAGTAGTCGTCAGCCTAGAATATCCTTCTACACCAATAATTCTTATTTGATAGCAGGTTCTTTGCTTTTCAAAGACATGAAAATGATGTCGGAACTTGCAGGTGGTGCTTTGGCACGCGCCACACTTTACGCTAAGGGCGCTACAGAAGAGCAGGCAATGGTGGCATTACAACCAATAGTAATAGATACCCACCCTCTAAATAATCCGTGGCTAAACTATTCTGTTTATCTATGTAACACGCTTGTTCCCGGGGTATTAATGTTGCTCATATTCATGACAACAGTCTATTCTATCGGAGTGGAGATCAAGGACCAAACTGCCAGAGAATGGCTGCGATTGGGCCATAAATCTATCTACATATCATTAGCGGGAAAGCTGATACCACAAACTGTAGTATTCTTCGTAATGAGTATTTTTTATAATACATATCTCTACGGATATTTACATTTCCCATGCAACAGTGGCATTTTACCGATGATTTTTGCTTCTTTGCTGTTGGTTCTTGCATCACAGGCTTGTGGAGTAGTAATGATTGGAGCCTTCCCGTCTTTACGTCTGGGACTGAGTTTTGCCTCACTTTGGGGAGTTATCTCTTTTTCCATTTCAGGATTTTCATTTCCTGTTATGGCTATGCACCCGGTACTTCAGGCACTCTCAAACCTATTCCCGTTAAGGCATTATTTCTTAATTTATGTGGATCAGGCTCTGAACGGATACAGCATGGTATATTCCTGGACCAATTATATGGCACTACTGCTATTTATAATGTTGCCGTTTGCTGTAATGCCACGACTAAAGAATGCTTTAATTTCTTATAAATATATGCCATAA
- the mdh gene encoding malate dehydrogenase, protein MSKVTVVGAGNVGATCANVLAFNEVADEVVMLDVKEGVSEGKAMDMMQTAQLLGFDTTIVGCTNDYAKTANSDVVVITSGIPRKPGMTREELIGVNAGIVKSVAGSILKYSPDAIIVVISNPMDTMTYLSLKSLGLPKNRIIGMGGALDSSRFKYFLSQALGCNANEVEGMVIGGHGDTTMIPLARFATYKGLPVSNFLSAEKIDEVVKSTMVGGATLTGLLGTSAWYAPGAAGAYVVESIVKNQKKMIPSCIALDGEYGESDICIGVPAIIGRNGVEKVVGLQLNAEEKELFAKSAAAVRKTNNVLTEMKAI, encoded by the coding sequence ATGTCAAAAGTAACCGTAGTTGGCGCAGGTAACGTAGGAGCTACATGTGCAAATGTTCTAGCCTTCAATGAAGTAGCAGACGAAGTAGTAATGCTTGATGTTAAAGAAGGTGTATCTGAAGGTAAAGCAATGGATATGATGCAGACAGCTCAGTTGTTGGGATTCGACACAACAATTGTTGGTTGTACTAATGATTATGCTAAAACAGCAAATTCAGATGTAGTTGTTATTACTTCAGGAATTCCTCGTAAACCAGGAATGACTCGTGAAGAACTTATCGGTGTAAATGCTGGTATCGTTAAATCAGTAGCCGGAAGCATTTTGAAATATTCTCCAGATGCCATCATCGTTGTAATTTCTAACCCAATGGATACCATGACTTATCTTTCTCTTAAGTCTCTTGGTTTACCAAAGAATAGAATTATTGGTATGGGCGGTGCTTTGGATAGCTCACGTTTCAAATATTTCTTGTCTCAGGCATTAGGTTGCAATGCTAACGAAGTAGAAGGCATGGTAATCGGTGGTCATGGTGATACAACAATGATTCCTTTAGCTCGTTTTGCTACATACAAAGGTCTTCCAGTAAGCAATTTCTTAAGTGCAGAAAAAATTGACGAAGTAGTTAAATCTACAATGGTTGGTGGAGCTACTTTAACAGGTCTTCTTGGAACATCTGCATGGTATGCACCAGGTGCTGCTGGAGCATATGTTGTTGAATCTATTGTTAAGAACCAGAAGAAGATGATCCCTTCTTGCATAGCTTTGGATGGTGAATATGGTGAATCTGACATTTGTATTGGTGTTCCTGCAATCATCGGTCGTAACGGTGTTGAAAAGGTAGTTGGACTTCAGCTGAATGCAGAAGAAAAAGAACTTTTTGCTAAAAGTGCAGCAGCTGTTCGTAAAACAAACAATGTATTGACTGAAATGAAAGCAATCTAA
- a CDS encoding ABC transporter permease: MKEATFIDKISEGIQDLFYIWKREFRTTFRDQGVLIFFILVPLMYPLIYGFIYTNEVVREVPAIVVDDSHSSLSREFIRKVDATADVEVKAYCSNMEEAKQMMKERKAYGIIYIPSQFSYDIARGIQTKVSIYCDMSGLLYYKGILLSATAVSLDMNKNIKISRAGNTTNRQDEITAHPIDYDNVALFNPQNGFAAFLIPAVLILLIQQTLLLGIGLSAGTAREHNRFKDLVPINRHYNGTLRIVMGKGLSYFMVYSIIAVYVLCVVPRIFSLNQIGQPDALILFMLPYLAACIFFAMTASIAIRNRETCMLIFVFTSVPLLFISGISWPGAAIPTFWKYVSYIFPSTFGINGFVRINNMGATLNEVTGEYQALWLQAGFYFLTTCLVYRWQIINSRKHVLDKYREMKAKKQLASREIEE, translated from the coding sequence ATGAAAGAAGCAACTTTTATAGATAAGATATCAGAAGGTATTCAGGATCTTTTTTATATCTGGAAAAGAGAATTCCGAACTACTTTCCGTGATCAAGGAGTTCTGATATTCTTTATTCTCGTGCCCTTGATGTATCCTTTAATATATGGATTCATATATACAAACGAAGTGGTACGGGAAGTTCCTGCTATTGTTGTAGATGACTCTCATTCTTCGTTAAGCCGTGAATTCATTCGTAAGGTTGACGCTACCGCCGATGTGGAAGTAAAAGCTTACTGCAGCAACATGGAAGAGGCTAAACAAATGATGAAGGAGAGAAAAGCCTATGGCATAATCTATATTCCAAGTCAATTTAGTTACGATATTGCCAGAGGAATACAAACTAAAGTGAGCATTTATTGTGATATGAGCGGATTACTTTATTACAAAGGTATTTTGCTTTCTGCCACAGCTGTTTCGTTGGATATGAATAAGAATATTAAGATTAGTCGTGCAGGAAATACAACTAACCGGCAAGACGAGATTACTGCACATCCTATAGACTATGATAATGTGGCTCTATTTAATCCTCAAAATGGGTTTGCAGCCTTTCTTATTCCTGCCGTACTTATTTTGTTGATACAACAAACACTACTATTAGGTATAGGACTTTCAGCAGGAACAGCCCGTGAACACAACCGATTTAAGGATCTGGTTCCTATCAATCGGCATTATAACGGCACCCTGAGAATTGTTATGGGTAAAGGATTAAGTTACTTCATGGTTTACTCCATCATAGCCGTTTATGTACTTTGCGTAGTTCCCCGTATTTTCAGTCTGAATCAGATTGGACAGCCTGATGCACTAATTCTGTTTATGTTACCTTATTTAGCAGCTTGCATATTCTTCGCAATGACTGCTTCCATCGCCATTCGTAACAGAGAAACTTGTATGCTGATATTTGTCTTTACTTCCGTTCCACTGTTATTCATTTCAGGAATCTCCTGGCCGGGAGCAGCCATACCTACATTCTGGAAATATGTATCTTATATATTCCCTTCTACTTTCGGGATCAACGGTTTTGTGAGAATTAATAATATGGGGGCAACATTAAATGAAGTAACTGGTGAATACCAGGCTCTTTGGTTACAAGCTGGTTTTTATTTCCTTACCACCTGTTTGGTATACCGCTGGCAAATCATAAACAGCCGCAAACATGTATTAGATAAATACAGGGAAATGAAAGCAAAAAAACAACTAGCATCCAGAGAAATAGAAGAGTAA
- a CDS encoding NAD kinase has protein sequence MKFAIFGNCFQAKKSLHAENLFTLLRQHGAEIFVDWEFYDFLTKDLHFTPKVSGLIGNDDFKADMVISIGGDGTFLKAASRVGRKNIPILGINTGRLGFLADISPEEMDATFNEIHKGQYRVEDRSVLQLKTSSDEIGGYPYALNEIAILKRDSSSMISIHTSINDAYLTTYQADGLVISTPTGSTAYSLSVGGPIIVPHSNTIAITPVAPHSLNIRPIVIRDDWEITLDVESRSHNFLIAIDGRSESCNENSRLTIRKADYNIKVVKRYNHVFFDTLRTKMMWGIDNRSL, from the coding sequence ATGAAATTCGCTATTTTCGGTAACTGTTTTCAAGCGAAGAAATCGCTACACGCTGAGAATCTGTTTACTCTACTGAGACAACATGGAGCAGAGATTTTCGTGGATTGGGAATTTTACGATTTTCTGACTAAGGATCTTCATTTTACTCCTAAAGTAAGCGGGTTGATAGGCAATGACGATTTTAAAGCAGACATGGTAATCAGCATTGGAGGAGACGGAACATTTCTGAAAGCAGCCAGCAGAGTGGGTAGAAAAAACATACCTATTCTAGGTATCAATACAGGCAGGCTTGGTTTTCTTGCAGACATCTCTCCCGAAGAGATGGACGCCACTTTTAATGAAATACACAAAGGGCAGTATAGAGTGGAAGACCGCAGTGTGCTGCAATTAAAAACCTCTTCAGATGAAATTGGGGGTTATCCTTATGCCTTGAATGAAATTGCCATTCTCAAACGAGACAGCTCGTCCATGATTTCCATCCACACATCAATCAATGACGCATATCTTACCACATACCAGGCAGATGGATTGGTTATCTCCACCCCTACCGGATCAACCGCTTATTCACTAAGCGTAGGGGGACCGATTATTGTACCTCATTCAAATACAATTGCCATTACTCCGGTAGCTCCGCATAGTTTGAACATTAGACCAATAGTAATTCGGGACGATTGGGAGATCACACTTGATGTGGAAAGTCGCAGCCATAATTTTCTGATAGCAATTGACGGCCGCAGCGAATCATGCAACGAAAACAGTCGTCTTACCATACGAAAAGCAGACTATAACATAAAGGTTGTGAAGCGATACAATCACGTTTTTTTCGACACATTACGTACTAAGATGATGTGGGGAATTGATAACCGCTCCCTATAA